One Gossypium arboreum isolate Shixiya-1 chromosome 13, ASM2569848v2, whole genome shotgun sequence genomic window, GCATCTTTTAAATTAGGGTTAAATTACTATTTAGGTTTGAATTTGGAAATTTTTTATGTTAggatttgaattttcttttttatattagGCTATAATTATTTTCACACTAGAACATGAATTAGACAATTATTTTCATATTGaagcttgaaagctaaaattcatGTCTCAATATGGGGACAATGTCAATTCATAACttagacaaaaaaaattaaacacaaaaaaaaagtgatttaacCCTTTAAATTACTCAAATTAATTCAAATCTGGTTGTTATCCACTTACTATCTAAGTATTAGTATTCAAATTAAATACTATCATTCTTCAtatagaaaaaaaatcaaaatttgcaatCACTTTTGAGATATCCAAATCcatcaaaattcaaattaaaatctaGTAGAATTCTTTTTATTCATTTAGTGAATTGGAATATGTTATCCAAAAAATCATGCAAATTCAGATGATTAATAATTGAGATCTTTGAGTATATactctaataattttataatttaaatttgaataatatCTGAATTTGCATAAATCATACATATGAATATTCAAATTCGCAATCCAAAGAATCAAAGCTGGAGTTGAGATAAATATTCAATTGTTGAAGCTGATTCAATTACTCTCTATTAGGCTCAATTCAATTGTTTAAGCTCACTCTATTACTCTCTTTTACCCTTATTTAGCTAGTAAAAGTTCATGCTTtgctttcaattttattatttgtgctactaatatttaaaaatatcccAGTAGGTTGACCGCTACTCAAATTGAGTCTTGGGGTCCTAGGGGTTTCTTTTTCAGTAGGATTTAAGGTCTTTTTTCCAAATTAACTCAAACAAATTAAGTAATTATGAAAATAATCTAAGCGTAAAATCATGTATAAGAATAACTGAAATCTATGATCTTCGTCAGTGTTGATTTCATCATTAGTCAGTTGtcaacttttaaaataaaataaaaataaaaaaaagttttcGAGTGTTGTCATTGTGTCTAATGGCACctgtatatatttttcaaaatagttgTATTTTTTACAAGTATCACGGCGTCGCCGTCATGTTAGGCGAcatctttttttaaaaataaaaaagttttgaTCCTTTATCATATCAAGCGACACCgttatcaaattttttttttttttactatcggTGTGTCAAGTAATACTGGTGattgtttttaaaaatttttttataattaaaaaataaatcttaaatataatgaaagagaagaaaaaagaacaTTGTAAGAACCAAAACACAAATAGAAAAAATCCAAGCTAAAATTAAAAGCCCCAATGGCAGAAGAAaacaaaatggaaaataaatatatacatggaatAGTTACTTGCAAGAGTATTAAACGAAACTAATGTTTTCTTCTTCCAAATTTTCAAGGTAAAAGAGCAAATGAACGACACATGAATTAATggtaaagaaagaaaggaaagtcAAAAGAGGAAAATGAGGTTGAAGATGAAAGGAGGTTAGATTTGGTTTCTTTGGTAACTTTGGATTTGATTAAATGCATTTTTTAGTTATAAAAATGATGAGTTATGAAGATTGAAGGTATAGCTTGaggaagtttaaaaaaaaaaaaaaaaaaaggttgaaagaGAGAAGAGGAAGACATAATAGGAAGAGAAAGAGACCCAtttttttaactttgaaaaatttcttaagtttATTAATGAATGCTTAATAAGAAGATTAAAAGTAAGTTTGAATGAGAAAGGGAGAGGATTGTTGAAAACTTTTTCTGGTAAACCCTTTTCTGaaacgaaaatgaaaaatgagagagggagagggagagggagaggtAAAGGCCTTTcaagatttgaaaaaaaaagaagaagaagtaatAATTAACATAATGAATACAATTTATTTACGTTAAGTGGTGTAGTAGAAGAAATTAATGTTTTTTGGTTCCAGATTTTCTAGACttaattatgttaattattaCTTTTTTGAATCCTGAAAATATGTAAAATGTTAACAACTTTTATCAATCCATTTACTTTCTTTTTTACCTTATCGGTTTTGTTAACTAGTAtccaaaattttttaagtttttcagTTTTCTTTCAcaatatattttcttatgagaGTCTTCACTTCATTTCTCTACTCTTGCAAAAACTTTTtaggtatatatatttttttccatTTTGTTTTCTTCTGCTTCTTTTCTTGCATCTTGTCATTGGAGCTTCTCTTTTTAGCCCGCATTTCCTTGTTTTTTTTCTAaccatataaaataaattttgtaaaagGTGTCACTGGTGTGACTTAATACATCGGCaacatcaaaaatcatttttCTAAATTTGGTTATGTTATTGTTCAATACAACGgtggataaaaaaattaataccaCTTAAAACGGTGGCAGcaccaaaataatttttttttcaccaTGAATACCATAAGAAATattagtatttttaaaaatacatattgATATTGCTGGACATAGTGACGACacccaaaaaaattatttttttttaaaaattgatgaTTGGCTAATGATGAGTGGCGGTGCCACTAGTATGTCAGACAACACCGATAAACACTgtaaatttcaaatcatttttGTATATAATTTTACTCTTGAATTATTTAATTTGTGTAGTTCAGTTTCGAAAAAATGCCTGGGGTTTAATTCTCGTAGAGTTTTTGGATTTTTAATATCCGACTATTGATGTCCTCATAGAGATGTTGGGCAACGAGTGGCTTTGGTGCTATACTATACCGTCACCCTGTGTCATTTCTTATGCCTTAAGCTGTAATTTCTATTCAATAAATTCCTTACACATAAATAAAACTCACACTTTGATCTTTTACACTTATTATACAAAGCCAGAATTTGTGTTGACCATACTCGGAACAACCCTCCAAgtctaatatttttattcaactcCATAGCTTAAAAATGATACAAGAAAAAATGCTTGAAATCTAATCAACATGACTTCCTACGTTAACACCTCACATTTAGTCCATTAAGTAACCACATGTTTGCCCTGCACATCAGTACGGACTCCAGATTCTTCACTTTTGTACTCATTATCTCTGCCCACAATTTCACTGCAAAATGTTGAAATTAATTTTAGCAAAATTGCATTAATTAAAAGTTATCCattgaaaacaaaacaaaacaaaaacattaCCGGAGTACTCCAGTTAATTGAGCAGCAGTGCCGAAATCGGCTTGTTGTCTTGCCTTGAGGATACTGAACATCAGGCGGAGTCGGATTTGAGTGTTGGCACTGCATCGGATCATTAGATCAATTTCGTCGCAAAGCTGCTTGCATTCTTGTTCGATAGCATTGAATTTTGCTTCAACTTGACCTTGCCCTTCTTTGATGCTTTGCTGCTCTTTGCTGATTTTTTTCATATCTATTTTCAACCTTTCAAAACTCTTCATGTATTTTGTTGACTTCATCTTTCTCTAATTCCCAACATAATTCAAACTTTAGAGCAAAGTTAAGTAACAAAACGAATATCAATCTCTAATTACTAAATTTTGTATCATAATTTTAAAGCAAAGACATTACCAAAAATAATGAAACTAAAgttcacaataaattttaaaaagattttaAGTTGGAAACCCTAAATTTTGTTTTTAGTAGAAAACAATTGCATGGCATAAAATACTTCTTAATGTAATATCAATCATTCAGGAAATTTTGTCTTTAAAGAATTCTACTTTTACATAAATCTACCTATATGTCATGGATTTTGCATAGATAATTTGCTACATGAAgttaatatatcaattttacatcaCATTCCTGAAAATATATACGTAAATTCATTCTAAATCTAAAGTTAAGGATCTTATCAATTTTAGCCAAGACAACTATTTCATGTTTGCTTTAAACTACATGTTACAACCTTTGACTGTTGATGATGTGTTAGAACAAGCTGGAAAATATAATGAAGGCGAAACACAACTGTAAAAAGAGTTTAGAGTTCCTACATACCTTCGGCTTTTTACGCAAAATGAAATGTCGTTTTAACGGCTCCATTGAATACTGAAAACGGGACGACAAAAAGGGACGCATCATGTAGTTTTTGCAAAGGACGGCCAAAGACATGAGGAACCTATTTAGTATTTATAGGAGGAGTAAGTCGGTTGTGCATTAAAATTCAGCCAGCTTTTCTAACCATGTCCACACACCGGCGGCCTACATTCCTTAATCGCGCGATCACCCAACGATTAAATTCAGAGCTGGCATGGCTCGCGCGCGATTTTATTccttttgaaataaaaaatgctTTGCTCAAGGAAACAAGATATCTCACCGGtcaaacttaaatatttttcttaatttaaaaCATACCCCCAACAACTACAAGAGTTTATAAGTCGGTATTTAGGTTGAGTTCAAACCCATCTCTTCTCTCAGATTTGAATGTCTTCAAAAAATTTTAAGAAGTTCATACGCAACAGAGAGCAAAGTTTTCTTTGAATTTGAAGAAGAGTTGAAAAATAAATGCATGATGACTatttttttcaaaagaaaaaaaaaagtaaacttCCAGATTATTCTCGTTTAGTTTACAAGGAATTCTTTTTTCCCCCTCTTTTCTTCAAAGAATTTGCAGGTCTTTTACCGAATAAAATGGatagataaaaaaaatgaaatctgCATATAATTTTTGCAAAATTAAACTATTTGATGAAGAAATCTAACTGAACAGTCACAGAAATAAACAAAGATTACAAGTATTAATTGAGGATACTTGAATTCTTAAATGAGCGCGTTGTCGATCGACATCTGGGCATCCATAACACTTACTGGATCTAGTATCGATGGCCAGAAAAACAGAGATCAGGCATGCGACATTTGAAAAGAAACAGAGAGGAAAAAATGAAAGTAGGCAAAAGATccgagaaatgaagagaaaaatTAACAGAGAATTAAACCAGACCGCAAGGCAGCCGTGTAAAAAGACCAATCGGAATTAAGCTACTGAAGAGTAGACGGTGAAGACTCTGAAATACAAGTGCTGTAAAATTGCGATGGCTGCCCGATTTTACTCATTTAATTAATCGGAACTCGTGACCCACTATAACATTGTAGCGGTTTTGCTTTGAAACTCGAGCAATATATAAGCGGAGTGTCACAAATTGTGGTAATGTCACAAATTGTGTTGAAGCAAGAAGGTAGTTAAGAACCAAGATTAAATAGCAGGTGTTGAaaccattttattttaaaaaatatggatGGTGGAGTCGCCactaattcttttatttaaatgtgATTGAATTATcttgtaaaatattttattttattaaaatattaattttggcttacaaaattcaagaaaacagtttgggagtcggttacgacGAGGAAGGATTGGTATCCTCATAGCGCCTAAAAttgatacctaattgattaattaatgtcctaatgtcgaaaatttggaaagattttaaaatataatttctcTTAAAAAACATTTGAATAACTTGAATTGGATGTTAAGATTCTCTTGTCCCAAGAAAATAATATcatatccagcacgttaggacacaACCTTTTAAACCCTCAGAATCAAGATCAATCTCTTGATTTTTGAAACTCATGCATTGAAAACTCAAAGGGATATTTGGCCGTTTGGTCAAACGAAAAATCAAACTCGtgcgttagggcacaatttcttgAATTTCCAAACACGGAGTATtgcattgtttttaatttaagaaaacatggaCGAAATTTGAAAGTATATTTAGTTATTCGATCAagcgaaaaatcgaaacccaagaCATTAGAACACGATTTCTCGTATCACTAAACATGAAATAGTACTTTGATTTGAGAAGTTTTAAATAGGAGCGATTATAAAAGCGGACTTGAAATATATTCGTTTAGTTTACTTAAGGATAAAAGGCAATCGATATTGGGTGAAAATTTGGAATTTAAAACTTGATGTGATAATAAGAAACATACAAGCATAGTATCGagcatgaaataaaaatacgtaGCAATAGTATTACATgaatgataaaaaataataagaaaactcAAAGGAACAAATTAGGGTACATGCAATGGCAACACGTTATACATTATACAAACACTAATATTAATAACCGAAGGCTaatgaattaaaagccaattttaaaagaaattccaAGCAAATTACACAAATAGAATATAacgagttttaaaataaaataaaatgaataatataaaagaaagaaaatttgaaaacatCATTATACAAAcaatacaaaaattttaaaacaagtaatagatataagagtttaaaataggtaaaagataaaaataaattatatatattaaatagtaatatacaaatgaattttaaaataaatattataaagtaagtaatatacaaaataatacatatatgatatatgaaaaaaacttaatataaataattgatatatgaaataataaaaagatataaaagtatttgaaataaacaaaaatatatgataaaataggGTCTTTATaggaaataaattatatattaatagatttttaaagaaaatatatacataaaataatatagcatcaataatatatacatagaataaaaaattttaagctaaattatgttaaaatatagaaaatgtataagaatatttaaattaaatatcacataaatctttaaaacataGAAATATATAAAGAGAATTTAAAATAAGTGAAATTGAGAAAATATAGAAAATATACAAAAGAAAGTAACAAAAACACTAAAACAATGCGAGATCAAGcgaaaaataaaatgttaaaacaaaatttttaaaacgaTAAATAATGAAGAAGTTATAAAGAATAAAACacataaactaaaatttaaaaaacagaCTCTATTGAAGTAAAAACAAAATCAAGGAGTGATTTACaaacaaataaaattattaaacaaaattaatgattaaaataaaatgcgAAAACAcacaaggactaaaatgaaaattccCAAATCTCCAAACGCAGTGTTTAAATTGAACTAAGTTTGAAATAGCATgcaaattttaggaaaaatttaaaataaaaggaaatatgAATAGGCCCTAATTGAATGTCAGCATAAAGGGAGGGCTAATTGCATAAATATCCCTTCACCGTAAAACACGCGGA contains:
- the LOC108463109 gene encoding uncharacterized protein LOC108463109 isoform X1, whose translation is MEPLKRHFILRKKPKRKMKSTKYMKSFERLKIDMKKISKEQQSIKEGQGQVEAKFNAIEQECKQLCDEIDLMIRCSANTQIRLRLMFSILKARQQADFGTAAQLTGVLREIVGRDNEYKSEESGVRTDVQGKHVVT
- the LOC108463109 gene encoding uncharacterized protein LOC108463109 isoform X2, whose translation is MSLAVLCKNYMMRPFLSSRFQYSMEPLKRHFILRKKPKRKMKSTKYMKSFERLKIDMKKISKEQQSIKEGQGQVEAKFNAIEQECKQLCDEIDLMIRCSANTQIRLRLMFSILKARQQADFGTAAQLTGVLREIVGRDNEYKSEESGVRTDVQGKHVVT